One genomic region from Melioribacteraceae bacterium encodes:
- a CDS encoding DNA-3-methyladenine glycosylase — translation MNWQANKKLPLKFYQRELHKVAKELLGKFLVRKTGKNILAGRIVELEAYDGSTDRASHSYNGITKRNQVMFEGGGKLYVYFTYGMHFCANVVTGGLNEGKAILIRAVEPVEGIEIMKFNRYGKKEITSEEIQNLCNGPGKVCRAFGINREHNGMDLTGEEIFITGSGRLKEELIKTSERIGIKKSVDLPWRYYISDNQFVSKTSAGKRRI, via the coding sequence ATGAATTGGCAAGCCAACAAAAAACTGCCTCTCAAATTTTATCAACGGGAACTTCACAAAGTTGCGAAAGAACTTCTTGGAAAATTCTTAGTGAGAAAGACAGGTAAAAATATTTTAGCCGGTAGAATTGTTGAATTAGAGGCTTACGATGGATCAACAGACCGGGCATCACATTCATATAACGGTATTACGAAAAGAAATCAGGTAATGTTCGAGGGTGGGGGCAAACTTTATGTTTACTTCACATACGGAATGCACTTCTGCGCTAATGTTGTTACGGGCGGATTAAATGAAGGCAAAGCAATTCTTATCCGCGCTGTTGAACCGGTTGAAGGGATTGAGATCATGAAGTTTAACCGGTACGGGAAAAAAGAAATTACGAGCGAGGAAATTCAGAACCTCTGCAACGGTCCTGGAAAAGTCTGCAGGGCTTTCGGCATTAACCGCGAGCATAACGGAATGGACCTGACGGGAGAAGAAATATTTATTACCGGTTCGGGCAGATTAAAAGAGGAATTGATCAAAACATCCGAAAGAATCGGTATTAAAAAATCTGTAGATTTGCCGTGGCGATATTACATTAGCGATAATCAGTTTGTTTCAAAAACTTCAGCCGGAAAAAGGAGGATATGA
- a CDS encoding phosphatidate cytidylyltransferase, which yields MKFNNLITRIVVALFGIPLLVFISVVGKIPFLIFALVIGLVSFFEFSKMVSKRRFLPDQFTGFISIALIIINSFYKFVDFELLVLIIIPVVLLSELFRHKGSSIANISTTLLGIFYIGLFSSALVLIREYYSDSNFLYDQGGYLIIAVFFTIWVCDSAAYFIGSATGKHKVLPRVSPNKSWEGAAAGFIFSIITMVVAQSVMLSFLTITDAIVIGLIVGSLGQAGDFVESQIKRDANVKDSSSLIPGHGGILDRFDSLLFSAPVIYLYLKFFVER from the coding sequence ATGAAGTTCAATAACCTTATTACCAGAATTGTTGTTGCGCTGTTCGGAATTCCTTTACTTGTTTTTATAAGTGTCGTTGGGAAAATACCTTTTCTAATTTTCGCTCTTGTAATCGGACTGGTTTCTTTTTTTGAATTTTCGAAAATGGTTTCAAAGAGAAGATTCCTCCCGGATCAATTTACCGGTTTTATTTCAATCGCACTGATAATCATAAACTCTTTCTACAAGTTTGTCGATTTCGAATTACTGGTGCTGATAATAATTCCTGTTGTTCTTCTATCGGAATTATTCAGGCATAAGGGATCGTCAATAGCAAACATTAGTACAACACTGCTCGGAATATTCTATATAGGCCTCTTCTCTTCCGCGCTAGTATTAATAAGGGAGTATTACAGCGACTCGAATTTTCTTTACGACCAGGGCGGTTATCTTATCATTGCTGTTTTTTTTACAATCTGGGTCTGCGATTCCGCCGCCTATTTTATCGGAAGCGCAACTGGAAAACACAAGGTGCTTCCAAGGGTGAGTCCGAATAAAAGCTGGGAGGGCGCTGCCGCGGGATTTATTTTTTCCATCATTACAATGGTTGTTGCGCAATCGGTCATGCTCAGCTTTTTAACTATAACCGATGCAATAGTTATCGGATTGATTGTGGGATCATTAGGTCAGGCAGGAGATTTTGTTGAAAGCCAGATCAAACGGGATGCGAATGTTAAGGATTCATCCTCGCTGATACCCGGACATGGCGGAATACTGGACCGGTTCGATTCCCTCTTATTCTCAGCACCTGTTATTTATCTTTATTTAAAATTTTTTGTTGAACGATGA
- the rimO gene encoding 30S ribosomal protein S12 methylthiotransferase RimO: MPGKNKISVITLGCSKNTVDSERLMSQLKLNKFYLTDNTDEADSIIINTCGFIDAAKEESVNTILSAIELKKQGKIKKVVVAGCLSERYMEDLKKEIPEVDSFFGTEAYEGIVKDFGGDLKYELLGERLITTPSHYAYLKISEGCDNPCSFCAIPLMRGLHKSKPMDELIKEATLLAQKGIKEINIIGQDTTDYGKENNRRNIAELLNKISVIDGIEWIRLLYAYPSHFPEDLIKEIADNPRICKYIDIPLQHISDNVLKSMRRGITRRRTTELLYTLKERIPGITLRTTFIVGYPNETEKEFEELCEFVKEIKFDRLGVFNYSIEENTPSYILGDPVPPEVKEERKSILMEIQKEISQKKNEELVGRSMKVIVDGKEGNCYIARSERDAPEVDGEVLIDSRKENLNAGRFYNVEIYDCNEYDLYGKLNHSAGNQ; this comes from the coding sequence ATGCCCGGGAAAAATAAAATCTCTGTCATTACGCTTGGTTGTTCGAAGAATACGGTTGATTCCGAAAGACTTATGAGTCAGCTCAAGCTCAATAAATTCTATCTTACCGACAATACCGACGAAGCCGATTCGATAATAATCAACACCTGCGGATTTATCGACGCTGCCAAGGAGGAATCGGTTAATACTATTCTTTCTGCAATTGAATTGAAAAAGCAGGGTAAGATTAAAAAAGTGGTTGTGGCGGGATGCCTATCGGAAAGATATATGGAGGACCTTAAAAAGGAGATTCCCGAAGTCGATTCTTTTTTCGGTACAGAAGCATACGAAGGAATTGTTAAGGATTTCGGCGGGGACCTTAAATACGAACTACTGGGCGAAAGGCTGATTACCACACCATCTCATTACGCTTATCTTAAAATTTCTGAGGGCTGCGATAATCCCTGCTCGTTCTGCGCAATACCGCTGATGCGCGGATTACATAAATCCAAACCGATGGATGAACTTATTAAAGAAGCTACATTGCTTGCTCAAAAAGGAATTAAAGAAATTAATATAATCGGGCAGGACACTACAGATTACGGCAAAGAGAATAACAGAAGAAACATAGCGGAGCTGCTGAATAAAATTTCGGTTATAGATGGAATTGAATGGATACGGCTTCTCTACGCCTATCCATCCCATTTCCCGGAGGATCTGATTAAAGAGATAGCAGATAATCCCCGGATCTGCAAGTATATCGATATTCCGCTTCAGCACATTTCCGATAACGTATTGAAATCGATGCGCCGTGGTATTACCCGTAGAAGGACAACCGAACTTCTGTATACTTTAAAAGAGAGAATTCCCGGAATTACATTAAGGACCACTTTTATAGTAGGTTACCCGAATGAAACTGAAAAAGAGTTTGAGGAACTTTGTGAATTTGTGAAAGAAATAAAGTTCGACCGTTTAGGAGTATTCAATTATTCAATTGAAGAGAATACTCCGAGTTATATTCTGGGGGATCCAGTTCCACCTGAAGTTAAGGAGGAAAGAAAATCGATACTGATGGAAATTCAGAAAGAGATTTCTCAGAAGAAGAACGAGGAACTGGTCGGCAGATCAATGAAAGTTATAGTTGACGGAAAGGAGGGGAATTGTTATATCGCCCGGTCCGAAAGGGACGCTCCGGAAGTAGACGGCGAAGTCCTTATTGATTCCAGAAAAGAGAATCTAAATGCAGGCCGCTTTTATAACGTTGAAATTTATGATTGCAATGAGTATGATTTATATGGAAAATTAAATCATTCTGCCGGGAACCAATAA
- a CDS encoding tetratricopeptide repeat protein, whose amino-acid sequence MDTSEKDLSAGKIKLIYEFNNSSPLFARVAAEISEQGNILEAISILEKGISSYPDYASAYFILALSKAYSGNQKEAIAAARKGAGIIGSNEVLDHYLTKIEKIIQERNSITRTKPADFDEPVTNTESDEPKFEDQLEILAKKLTGAKINYNPEDDSSPKINLEEYQGEKIASDTLAEIYLSQKKYHEALSVYKELVRKNPERTDDYILKIAEIQNKIDEDSGIILL is encoded by the coding sequence GTGGATACTTCTGAAAAAGATCTTTCTGCCGGAAAAATTAAATTAATTTACGAGTTCAATAACAGCTCTCCTCTATTTGCAAGAGTTGCGGCAGAGATTTCTGAGCAGGGAAACATTCTCGAAGCAATTTCAATTCTTGAAAAAGGAATAAGCAGTTACCCCGACTATGCCTCAGCATATTTTATCCTGGCCCTTTCAAAGGCGTATTCCGGGAATCAGAAGGAAGCAATTGCCGCGGCCCGTAAGGGTGCCGGTATTATCGGCTCGAATGAAGTGCTCGATCACTATCTTACAAAAATTGAGAAAATAATTCAGGAGAGGAATTCGATTACCCGCACGAAACCGGCCGATTTTGATGAGCCTGTTACAAATACTGAATCAGACGAACCGAAATTTGAAGACCAGCTTGAAATACTTGCAAAGAAGCTGACCGGCGCAAAAATAAATTATAATCCGGAAGACGATTCATCTCCCAAAATTAATCTGGAAGAGTACCAGGGAGAGAAAATTGCGTCGGATACGCTTGCAGAGATTTATCTTTCCCAGAAAAAATATCATGAAGCCCTCTCTGTCTATAAAGAACTTGTTAGGAAGAATCCCGAAAGAACGGACGACTACATTCTGAAGATCGCAGAGATTCAGAACAAGATTGATGAAGATTCCGGAATTATTCTTCTCTGA
- a CDS encoding GWxTD domain-containing protein — MKRLFLLLLIISITINAQVEYSTEANLTINAPVFFVDFANYRSEEESKSRLDVFIQIPYSSIQFVKKDNLFSGGYTVTLTFYDINKNNILFERNWKEKVSTADFTQTVSRNNNNISYRMFNLNPGNYTIRCILEDSDSRRAATREFKITLKNFKDSLSVSDPLLISEIVKDPEGDKIVPNIARAVSNKTVKLPFYFELYSNKDQQVVLEYQIDNLKSNVTTKYMSPQMVKAGVNSIYHTIENVDFKLGDYVLNIILKNESWKEVASSQKQFYSKIYGFPSTIVDLDKAVAQLMYIASPDEIGYIKDSENYNEKLERFLRFWDKKKPNSTLEENPILYEYYRRVEYANKNFKGFGEGWRSDMGLIYITFGPPNNVERHPLAANSVPYEVWDYYDLNRSFIFADQTGFGDYRLMNPDFSRWPGYRQ; from the coding sequence ATGAAACGATTATTTCTGCTGCTGTTAATTATTTCAATTACAATAAATGCTCAGGTGGAATACTCAACCGAAGCAAATCTGACTATCAACGCACCGGTATTTTTTGTTGATTTCGCTAATTACCGGAGCGAAGAAGAATCAAAATCCCGGCTCGATGTATTTATTCAAATTCCATATTCCTCCATTCAGTTCGTAAAAAAAGATAACTTATTTTCAGGCGGTTATACCGTAACACTGACATTCTACGATATCAATAAGAACAATATATTGTTCGAAAGGAACTGGAAAGAAAAAGTTTCAACCGCGGATTTCACTCAGACTGTTTCAAGGAACAATAATAATATTTCATACCGTATGTTCAACCTTAATCCGGGTAATTACACAATAAGGTGTATTCTGGAGGATTCAGATTCCAGAAGAGCAGCTACGCGGGAATTCAAAATAACATTAAAGAATTTCAAAGATTCACTGAGTGTTTCGGATCCTCTTCTTATTTCCGAAATTGTAAAAGATCCTGAAGGAGATAAAATTGTTCCGAATATTGCCAGAGCGGTTTCTAATAAAACAGTTAAACTTCCTTTTTACTTTGAACTCTATTCTAATAAAGACCAGCAGGTAGTACTGGAATACCAGATTGATAACCTGAAGAGCAATGTAACTACCAAGTACATGAGTCCGCAGATGGTCAAAGCCGGCGTTAATTCAATTTACCATACAATTGAAAATGTCGACTTTAAACTCGGTGATTATGTTTTAAACATAATTCTGAAAAATGAATCATGGAAGGAAGTTGCATCATCACAAAAGCAGTTCTATTCCAAAATCTACGGTTTCCCCAGTACTATTGTTGATCTCGACAAAGCAGTAGCCCAGCTGATGTATATCGCATCGCCTGATGAAATAGGTTATATAAAAGATTCCGAGAATTACAACGAGAAGCTGGAGAGGTTCTTAAGATTCTGGGATAAGAAAAAACCGAACAGTACGCTTGAGGAAAATCCGATTCTTTATGAATACTACCGCCGTGTTGAGTATGCGAATAAAAACTTTAAAGGATTCGGCGAAGGCTGGAGATCGGATATGGGACTTATCTACATAACTTTCGGTCCTCCCAATAATGTTGAGCGTCATCCCCTTGCTGCCAATTCGGTTCCGTATGAAGTATGGGATTACTACGACCTTAACAGATCTTTTATCTTTGCAGATCAAACAGGTTTCGGGGATTATAGATTAATGAATCCCGACTTCAGCCGTTGGCCGGGATACAGACAGTAG
- a CDS encoding DUF3108 domain-containing protein → MKMRNIFYSLTVLLIVTASVKDSIAQKSEFRVIENKAFKVGEVLTFDVKYGFVTAGVAEFSIPKITKLAGRETYNVVFKVNSVPAFDPFYKVRDRYETYLDVEGIFPWRFEQHIREGGYSRDFSAFFDQRKGKAKTSEGQYDIPRYVNDIVSAFYLARTFDYSEMKSGEKIHLQNFYKDKVYPLEVVYHGKERITVEAGTFDCIILEPLAKEGGLFKSEGTMLLWVTDDNIKMPVKVKTKVIIGSIDAELTAYKGLAGDLKAKKLK, encoded by the coding sequence ATGAAGATGAGAAATATATTTTATAGTCTGACGGTTCTGCTGATCGTAACAGCTTCAGTTAAAGATTCAATTGCGCAGAAGTCCGAATTCAGGGTAATAGAAAATAAAGCTTTCAAAGTAGGCGAAGTCCTTACATTCGACGTTAAATACGGATTTGTTACGGCAGGAGTAGCGGAGTTCTCGATTCCCAAAATAACAAAGCTTGCAGGCCGGGAGACTTACAACGTTGTATTCAAAGTAAATTCGGTACCGGCGTTCGATCCGTTTTATAAAGTGCGGGACCGCTACGAAACATATTTAGATGTAGAGGGAATTTTCCCCTGGCGGTTTGAACAGCATATAAGGGAAGGCGGATATTCAAGAGATTTTTCTGCATTCTTCGATCAGCGCAAAGGGAAAGCAAAAACTTCCGAAGGACAGTATGACATTCCCCGCTACGTGAATGATATCGTATCGGCATTTTATCTTGCACGTACATTCGACTATTCCGAAATGAAGTCAGGTGAAAAAATCCACCTGCAGAATTTCTACAAGGATAAAGTCTATCCGCTTGAAGTTGTTTATCACGGCAAGGAAAGAATCACGGTAGAGGCAGGAACATTCGACTGTATAATTCTCGAGCCGCTCGCCAAGGAAGGCGGACTGTTCAAAAGCGAGGGAACGATGCTTTTATGGGTAACTGACGACAATATTAAAATGCCTGTGAAAGTTAAGACGAAAGTGATAATCGGGTCTATAGACGCGGAGCTTACTGCTTATAAAGGTCTCGCAGGTGATTTGAAAGCAAAAAAATTGAAATAA
- a CDS encoding DUF2007 domain-containing protein, with translation MICPKCEYEYVDGIKVCADCGTKLIPVEEFEGNLLHPSDWLVITTAAEQYEAEMLKANLESAGIETLIYSKQDRNFPASGSWTVIKLLVKKSDSEDALVIINDIRSGGHDEPHGDKTDEVQ, from the coding sequence ATGATCTGTCCAAAATGCGAGTACGAATACGTAGACGGTATTAAAGTATGTGCCGACTGCGGAACAAAGCTAATACCCGTTGAGGAATTCGAAGGGAATCTGCTTCATCCTTCCGATTGGCTCGTTATTACAACCGCTGCCGAACAATACGAAGCTGAAATGTTAAAAGCGAATCTAGAGAGCGCCGGAATAGAAACTTTAATCTATTCCAAGCAGGACCGGAATTTCCCCGCGTCGGGAAGCTGGACGGTTATTAAATTACTTGTCAAGAAAAGTGATTCCGAAGATGCGCTTGTAATAATCAACGATATCAGAAGCGGAGGGCATGACGAGCCGCACGGAGATAAAACGGATGAAGTTCAATAA
- a CDS encoding prolyl oligopeptidase family serine peptidase — protein sequence MKLALKLILIILFITSGAFYAQSLDDIKKQISRNDESLQHRLDRLEKLVDDVLWFQRVGDVAFIDKIFMTGPPAEKEKNPTGQGAGNPVKFWSYVFIPKGIDYNKKYPLIVLPHGGVHADFTTYYTHIIRELMYQQYIVVAAEYRGSTGYGEGFYKRIDYGGLENEDVNASRQYILDNYDFVDADRVGIMGWSHGGQITLFNIFDHPNKYKVAFAGVPVSDLIARMGYKDDSYRALFSADYHIGKTADENVQEYRKRSPAWNAHKLRTPLLIHTNTNDEDVNVLEVEHLIKSLKAEGKKFEYEIFKEIPGGHSFDRMDHKTGREIRIKIYKFLEKYLNPPRKITSLKEIEKAAYR from the coding sequence ATGAAATTAGCTTTAAAACTTATCCTCATTATTTTATTCATTACTTCCGGCGCCTTCTACGCTCAATCCCTTGATGATATTAAGAAACAGATCTCAAGAAATGATGAAAGTCTCCAGCACCGACTGGACCGGCTCGAAAAACTTGTTGATGATGTACTCTGGTTTCAAAGGGTTGGCGACGTTGCTTTCATCGACAAGATATTTATGACAGGTCCTCCGGCGGAGAAAGAAAAAAATCCTACCGGTCAGGGTGCAGGTAATCCGGTAAAATTCTGGTCTTATGTTTTCATTCCAAAAGGTATCGACTACAATAAGAAGTATCCGTTAATCGTACTACCGCACGGCGGGGTACATGCCGACTTTACGACTTATTACACTCATATAATCCGTGAGCTGATGTACCAGCAATATATAGTAGTAGCAGCAGAATACCGGGGCTCTACCGGATACGGTGAAGGATTCTATAAAAGAATTGATTACGGAGGACTTGAGAACGAAGACGTGAATGCAAGCCGTCAGTATATTCTTGATAATTACGACTTCGTGGATGCTGACCGTGTCGGCATAATGGGCTGGAGTCACGGCGGACAAATAACCCTCTTCAATATTTTTGATCATCCGAATAAATACAAAGTCGCATTCGCCGGAGTACCTGTCAGCGACCTGATTGCGCGAATGGGATACAAAGACGACAGCTACCGCGCGCTCTTTTCAGCCGATTATCATATCGGTAAAACAGCCGACGAGAATGTTCAGGAATACAGGAAAAGGTCGCCAGCCTGGAATGCTCATAAACTTCGAACTCCCCTTTTAATTCATACAAATACAAATGACGAGGATGTAAACGTTCTGGAGGTTGAACACCTGATCAAATCACTTAAAGCAGAAGGTAAAAAATTCGAATACGAAATTTTCAAGGAAATTCCGGGCGGTCACTCATTCGACAGAATGGATCATAAAACCGGAAGGGAGATAAGAATTAAAATCTATAAGTTTCTCGAAAAATACCTGAATCCCCCGAGGAAAATCACATCCCTTAAAGAAATTGAAAAAGCAGCATACCGTTAA
- a CDS encoding glycosyltransferase family 9 protein, producing the protein MKSPEKILIVRTDRIGDVVLTLPLAGILKKYFPGSKISFLVRSYTKPLVENNPCIDEVITLNQNDGKAEILSNVKKLRSRFDLAVIAYPTFRIALILFLAGIKTRIGSGYRWYSFLFNRKVYEHRKKSDRHELEYNIRMLRTIGIDEGVDPGSVQFNLQTELKSRQIVDSLLHSRKIDPSKKIVIIHPGSGGSSVDLPFERMKKLISLMARELDVEILITGSSGEKELCESLVVNRKTKNFAGLFQLPEMIVLIERADIMIANSTGPIHIAAALGKKVIGFYPKIDSCSDTRWGPYTLKKKIFTPAIDCRNCTREHCEKLNCMSSINIEEVFDSVKLFLTKN; encoded by the coding sequence ATGAAATCACCCGAGAAGATTCTGATTGTCCGCACCGACCGTATCGGCGATGTAGTGCTTACGCTTCCTCTGGCCGGGATATTGAAAAAGTATTTTCCCGGTTCAAAAATATCCTTCCTCGTAAGAAGTTATACAAAACCGCTTGTTGAAAACAATCCCTGTATTGATGAAGTAATTACACTGAATCAGAATGATGGAAAAGCTGAAATTCTCAGTAACGTAAAAAAGCTGAGGAGCCGCTTCGACCTGGCAGTAATAGCATACCCGACTTTTAGAATTGCGCTGATACTTTTTCTTGCAGGAATAAAAACCCGGATCGGGTCGGGCTACAGATGGTATTCCTTCCTCTTCAATAGGAAAGTTTACGAGCACAGAAAGAAGTCGGATCGTCACGAGCTTGAATATAATATTAGAATGCTAAGAACAATCGGTATAGATGAGGGAGTTGATCCCGGAAGTGTACAATTTAATTTACAAACGGAATTAAAAAGTAGACAGATTGTTGACAGTCTACTCCATTCACGCAAGATCGATCCCTCAAAAAAAATCGTTATTATTCATCCGGGAAGCGGAGGAAGCTCTGTAGACCTCCCGTTTGAGAGGATGAAAAAGCTTATTTCCTTAATGGCACGCGAATTGGATGTTGAGATACTGATCACAGGAAGCAGCGGAGAGAAGGAACTTTGCGAATCGCTTGTTGTAAATCGGAAAACGAAAAACTTTGCCGGGCTGTTTCAACTCCCGGAAATGATTGTACTTATTGAAAGAGCGGATATTATGATTGCAAATTCTACAGGACCTATTCACATAGCTGCGGCGCTGGGAAAAAAGGTAATAGGATTTTATCCTAAAATTGATTCCTGCTCAGATACCCGGTGGGGTCCTTATACACTCAAGAAAAAAATATTTACGCCGGCAATTGACTGCCGGAATTGTACGCGTGAACATTGTGAGAAATTAAACTGCATGAGTTCTATCAATATTGAAGAAGTATTCGATTCGGTTAAATTATTTCTGACTAAGAATTGA
- a CDS encoding CPBP family intramembrane metalloprotease: MNDVRINPINFYRSIFLFGIPAILFYTVLNHIIPIASNKFGIDFVIAWFLIGGFGVFIPLFFLALYLVRKEQGILNRKIIIERLRLAKPGRKEIFDSLIATVWCYLLSALLVLVYNFLSSNSDLSGSLNSSKDLFNLNERSTGAPLILLTWLPFFFFNIFGEEFLWRGFILPGQIVVFGRNAWIVNAIFWLVFHIAFNFELIITLLPILFILPYYVQKSNNTWTGIIIHALYNGPIFILIALGIIS, translated from the coding sequence ATGAATGATGTAAGAATTAATCCAATTAATTTTTACAGATCAATTTTTCTTTTCGGTATACCCGCAATTCTTTTTTATACGGTTCTCAACCATATTATTCCAATTGCGTCAAATAAATTCGGAATCGACTTTGTAATCGCCTGGTTTCTAATCGGCGGATTTGGAGTTTTTATCCCTCTCTTTTTTCTGGCTCTTTATCTTGTTCGTAAGGAACAGGGAATATTGAATCGTAAAATTATTATAGAGCGATTGAGATTAGCAAAACCTGGTAGAAAGGAGATATTTGATTCCCTGATTGCTACAGTGTGGTGTTATCTTTTATCTGCGTTATTAGTGTTAGTGTATAATTTTCTTTCAAGTAATTCAGACTTGAGCGGAAGTCTCAATTCATCTAAAGATCTGTTTAATTTGAATGAGAGAAGTACCGGGGCTCCTTTAATTCTATTAACTTGGTTGCCGTTCTTTTTTTTCAACATTTTCGGAGAGGAATTTTTATGGCGAGGATTTATCCTTCCCGGACAAATTGTTGTGTTCGGCCGCAATGCATGGATTGTAAACGCCATATTCTGGCTGGTATTTCATATCGCTTTCAATTTCGAATTGATCATTACTCTGTTACCTATCTTGTTTATTCTTCCCTATTATGTTCAGAAATCAAATAACACCTGGACAGGTATTATCATTCACGCACTTTACAACGGACCGATTTTCATTCTAATTGCATTGGGAATTATTTCATAA
- a CDS encoding type II CAAX endopeptidase family protein, translating to MENNLNNQEDHKEPGEIKPYLSMSPVTAAFLALAAVFILYQFGGALLTFAIFGLEFEKADVNSVRLLTMGGQILFILLPALLFARFVYSDVTSALRVNLPSIKGTLLFVGGLILLTPLLQSFLYIQNFIIDKLAANSSFINTIKNFIDQIDEMVQSTYGNLLHAGSIFEASFIVFVVAVIPALCEETFFRGFVQKSFEHKFKPVWSILLTSVFFGIYHFNPYGLIALIALGVYFGFAAYISNSIFIPMILHFLNNFFAVSAFLLLGDEDLISSKVTPDHDILFHVISFLILSLIFSLFIYYTKRNYHKFRKKEEEL from the coding sequence ATGGAAAACAATTTGAACAACCAGGAAGATCATAAAGAACCGGGGGAAATAAAGCCTTATCTCTCAATGTCGCCTGTAACGGCTGCGTTCCTCGCACTTGCGGCGGTATTTATTTTATACCAGTTCGGCGGCGCGCTTTTAACATTTGCAATATTCGGACTCGAATTCGAGAAAGCGGATGTTAATTCTGTCCGGCTTCTTACAATGGGCGGCCAGATTTTATTCATTCTCCTGCCGGCTCTTCTATTCGCCCGGTTCGTCTATTCGGATGTAACTTCCGCATTACGGGTGAACCTCCCTTCAATTAAAGGGACACTGCTTTTTGTAGGAGGATTGATACTTCTTACACCTCTGCTTCAGAGCTTTTTATACATTCAGAATTTTATAATTGATAAGCTTGCCGCGAACAGCTCGTTTATAAATACCATTAAAAATTTTATTGATCAGATTGATGAAATGGTTCAGTCAACTTACGGAAATCTTCTCCATGCCGGTTCAATATTCGAAGCATCATTTATAGTTTTTGTTGTAGCAGTTATTCCGGCGTTATGTGAAGAGACATTCTTCCGGGGATTCGTTCAGAAAAGTTTTGAGCATAAATTCAAACCGGTCTGGAGTATTCTTCTTACGTCCGTTTTCTTCGGAATCTATCATTTTAATCCTTACGGACTAATCGCGCTGATAGCACTCGGAGTCTACTTCGGATTTGCCGCTTACATAAGCAACTCAATTTTCATCCCTATGATTCTTCATTTCCTAAATAATTTTTTCGCTGTATCAGCTTTCCTTTTACTTGGCGACGAGGACCTTATCAGTTCCAAAGTAACTCCCGATCACGATATTCTCTTCCACGTTATCAGTTTTCTAATTCTCTCACTCATCTTTTCACTTTTCATTTATTACACAAAAAGGAATTACCACAAATTCCGGAAAAAAGAGGAGGAATTATGA